Part of the Streptomyces sp. f51 genome is shown below.
CGGCGTGCAGGCTCACCCCGTGCAGCGGCTTGAGCGGAGCCGTCGAGTGGTACGCGGCCTGCTGATGGCCGGTCCTGGTGAGGACGACCCCGCGAGCGATCATCACGGCGCCCGAGGCCAGCGCGACGAGCAGGATCGCGAACCCGGAGCGCACGGCCAGGGGCATACCGACGGGTCCCGAGGGCCGGTGCCGGAACGCGGCGAGGGCGAACGCGGTCAGCACCACGACGAGGACGCCGCCGCCCACCGCGAGCATCATGGACACCGCCGTGTCGAAGCCGGTCTCCATGTTGAGATGCGACGGAACCCGGCGCCACGCCTGAACGGTGATCCCGCCGACCTCCACCACGCAGTCCGCGGCGAACACGAGGAGCAGCGTGGTCCGCGGCCGCGCAGTCATCCGCACGTACGACGTGACCCAGGTGATCGCGACGAGGGTCAGTCCGAAGGAGAGCCCGAAAGTGACGGGCTTGCGCCAGGAGACGGGGCCGTCCCACGGGCCGCCGTCGACGGCGAAGACCAGCAGGTGCAGGAGGCCGGAGAGGACGAGCACGGCGCCGGTCGCGTGGCAGAGCCGCTCGGCCGGCCGGAGCGAGGGCTTGGGCGTGGTCGGGGCATGGGCCCTCGTCATTGGCATGGTCACAGCCTGCCGGGCGGGGTCGGGCGGCGTCGTCGTACGGCCGGAGGCACCGGCCGTACGCCACGGGGAGTAGCCCCGGTCCGGGGCGGGTACCGGGTCCCGCGAGACCTGCCGCGAGACCTGCCGCGAGACGTGCCGCGAGACGTGCCGCGGGGGTGTCGGGCGGGGAGTCGAGCGGGCGGCGGGGACGGGGCCGGCGGATTCTCGGGGCGTTGTCGGAGCGCGCACGTAGTCTCGGGAGTGCCGCGTGGTGCGCTTGACACGAAAATCGAACATCCATTCTCATGGAGGTTCCGGCGAAGCCTTCGACGGGTGATTCGGCACGGTTTGGGCAGGGATGTGCCGGAGTTATCCACAGGCCGGACGGGCGTCGGGGCGCATTGTCAGTGGCAGGCGTTAGCGTCTTTGACGTGAAGCGATCGACTCAAGCAAACCGGGTGGAACCCATGGCAGGAACCGACCGCGAGAAGGCGCTCGACGCCGCGCTCGCGCAGATTGAACGGCAGTTCGGCAAGGGCGCCGTGATGCGCCTGGGCGAGCGGCCGAATGAGCCCATCGAGGTCATCCCCACCGGGTCGACCGCGCTCGATGTCGCCCTCGGCGTCGGCGGCCTGCCGCGCGGCCGCGTGGTGGAGGTGTACGGACCGGAGTCCTCCGGAAAGACGACCCTCACCCTGCACGCCGTGGCGAACGCGCAGAAGGCCGGCGGCCAGGTGGCGTTCATCGACGCCGAGCACGCCCTCGACCCCGAGTACGCGAAGAAGCTCGGCGTCGACATCGACAACCTCATCCTGTCGCAGCCGGACAACGGCGAGCAGGCCCTGGAGATCGTGGACATGCTGGTCCGCTCCGGTGCCCTCGACCTCATCGTCATCGACTCCGTCGCCGCCCTGGTGCCGCGGGCCGAGATCGAGGGCGAGATGGGCGACTCGCACGTGGGTCTCCAGGCCCGTCTGATGAGCCAGGCCCTCCGGAAGATCACCAGCGCCCTCAACCAGTCGAAGACGACGGCGATCTTCATCAACCAGCTCCGCGAGAAGATCGGCGTGATGTTCGGCTCGCCGGAGACCACGACCGGTGGCCGGGCGCTGAAGTTCTACGCCTCGGTGCGCCTCGACATCCGCCGCATCGAGACCCTGAAGGACGGCACCGACGCGGTCGGCAACCGCACGCGCGTCAAGGTCGTCAAGAACAAGGTCGCGCCGCCGTTCAAGCAGGCCGAGTTCGACATCCTCTACGGCCAGGGCATCAGCCGTGAGGGCGGCCTGATCGACATGGGCGTGGAGAACGGCTTCGTCCGCAAGGCCGGCGCCTGGTACACGTACGAGGGCGACCAGCTCGGCCAGGGCAAGGAGAACGCCCGCAACTTCCTGAAGGACAACCCCGACCTCGCCAACGAGATCGAGAAGAAGATCAAGGAGAAGCTGGGCGTCGGTGTGAAGCCCGAGCAGCCCGCCACGGAGCCGGGCGCGGACGCCGCGGTCTCGGCCACCCCGGACGACGCCGCCAAGACGGTGCCCGCTCCGGCCGCCAAGACCACCAAGTCCAGGGCCGCGGCAGCCAAGAGCTAGTCCATGACACGACGAACCGACTGGGCCGAGTACGCCTATCCCCTCACCCCCGAGGGGCCGGGGCAGAGGTACGGCGGGGGCGAAGGCGGCCCGGCCGGAGACGGTGACAGGCCGTACGACGGTGCCGGGGGGTACGGCGAGCAGCCGTACGGCACCGGCGGCGGGTTCCACGGATCCGACGGTTTCCACGGCGCCGGTCCGGACCACGGTGATCCGGACGGCGGCGGTTCGACGGGCGGCGGTGACGCACGGCGTGGTGACGGCCCGCCGCGCGGTCACGGTTCGCCGGACGCGGTCTCCCGGCGCGGTGGACGTGCCCAGGGCGGACCGCGTGGTGGAAGAGGTCGACGGCGCGGCGGTTTCGGTGAGCCGTCCGGCGACCCGCGAGACGGAGACACCCCCTCCTCGTCGAGGGCCGAGAAGAGGGAGTCCCCCGGGGACCCGGCTGAGCGGGCGCGAGCGATCTGTCTGCGCCTGCTCACCGGGACCCCGCGCACGCGGAAGCAACTGGCGGACGCGTTGCGCAAGCGCGAGATCCCGGACGACGTGGCGGACGAGGTGCTGTCACGGTTCGAGGAGGTCGGGCTGATCAACGACAGCGCCTTCGCGGACGCCTGGGTCGAGTCCCGGCACCACGGCCGGGGACTGGCCCGGCGGGCGCTCGTGCAGGAACTGCGGACCAAGGGCGTGGAATCGACGCTGATCGACGAGGCCGTCGGACAGCTCGACTCCGAGCAGGAGGAGGCCACCGCGCGTGAGCTGGTCGCGCGCAAGCTGCGCTCCACCAGAGGGCTCGACCGTGACAAGCGGCTGAGACGCCTCGCCGGCATGCTCGCCCGCAAGGGCTACTCCCAGGGCATGGCCCTGAGTGTGGTCCGCCGGGCACTGGAGGAAGAGGGCGAGGACACGGAAGGGTTCGGGGACGAGGGGTTCTGATCCCGGGAGAGCTCGTACGCCGGTACACCCGGCCCGCGTGCCGTCACCGGCTCCCGTAAGACGCGGCCTGACTGTCTGGCCCCCGTGCCAAGCGGACGGGCGGTCAGCTCTCCGGGTCGGCCGGTGTCACCGGAAGGCCCGCGCTCTTCCACGCCTGGAAGCCGCCGATCAGATCGGTGGCCCTGTGCAGTCCCAGCCGGCGCAGGGACTCGGCGGCGAGACTGGAGGCGTAGCCCTCGTTGCAGAACAGCACGATCCGCAGGTCGTGGCTCGTGGCCTCCGGGAGACGATGACTGCCCGTGGGGTCGAGCCGCCACTCCAGTTCGTTGCGCTCGACGACGAGAGCGCCGGGGATCAGGCCGTCCCGTTCCCGCAGGGCGGCGTACCGGGTGTCGACCAGAAGTGCTTCGCCACGTTCCGCGGCCTCGAAGGCCTTCTCCGCCTCCACGCGATCGAGGCCGGCGCGGACCTGCTCCAGCAGGCTGTCGATGTTGATGGGCTGCCGGGGGTCGCTCACTGCCAGTCCTCCGGACGCTCGACGTGCTCCAGGCGCAGGATCTGGCCCGTACGGCTGTAGCGGCGGATCTGCGGGAGCGGCGGGTAGTAGGCATGGACCGAGATCGCGTGCTCCTCGGTGGACTCGTTGAGCACCTCGTGCACGTGATGGCGGCCGAAGCCGCGGCCGGTGCCCGCGGGCAGCGTCCGCTCCCGGTCGATCTCCTCGGCGAGTTCCAGGGTCTTCCAGCCGTCGGCGGGCAGCCGGGCGGCGAGGGAGTTCTCCTTGAGCTCGCCCGACGCGGTGAGGAAGGCGCCCACGGATTCGGCGTGGTCGTGCCAGCCGGTTCCGGTGCCGGGCGGCCAGCCGATCAGCCAGGCCTCGCTGCCGCCGGGGCCTTCGAGCCGTACCCAGGTGCGGCCGTCGGGATCGAGGGGGAGCGAGGCGATCAGCTCGGTGTCGGCCGCGGTGCGGCGGACGAAGTCCAGCAGATCGGCCTGGGTGGGGGTGCGGGGTGTGCCGGTGATCGTGGAAGGAAGCGAGCCGGCGGAAGGGGTGTGCGGGGAGACAGAGGGTGACACAGACACTCGGACCGTCCTGAGAGTTCGCGAGGGGCGCGCGCAGGCACGGGGCGGCGCGCGGGAGGTGAGGATGCGAAGTCAGAGGGACGGGCGACACACGCAGCCCGCATAGCGGACGAGGTCCATATGGACCCTCCGCCACAGGCGCACACAGGTGTCGGTCACGATCCGGAGTAGACCATGGTGGCGGAGACCGGTCAACTCACCGTCACTATGTGGACCATGAAGGCCGGAGGAGCCGGGAAACCCCAAGTCGGACCCCAGCCGGGAACCCGAATCGAACCCCAGGGCACCCCCTCGTGCGGCCCCGAATCGAACCCCGGGGCACCCACCGGCGCGGCTCCGAAGCGAACCCCGAGGCACCCACCGGCGCGGCCCCGAAGCGAACCCCGAGTTCAGACCCAGGGCGGCCCCCGGCCCGGACTCTGAGACGGACCCAGGGCGACCCCCGGCCGGGACTCCGAGTCGGACCTCGGAGCAGCGCCGACAGGGACGCGGCTGGATCCCCGAGCCGGGCCGTCACCGAGTGTTCAGCTCCTGCCCGCGGTCGCCTCCGCCGCGCTCTTCACGTCCGAAGTCGCCGGGCCGCCGAGGGCCGCCTCGGCCGCCTCGTACAGATCGGCCGGCCGGACCCCGCCGAACGCGGCGACCAGGTGCCCGTCGGGACGGACCAGCAGCACGGTGTGCGCCGCAGCGCCCGGATAGCTCTCCGCGACGAGGAGCTCGGCGGGGTGCGGCAGGGCGGTCACGGCGGCGGCGAGCCGCGGCATGATCCCGGCCGTCACCCAGTGCTTGCGCGCCCACACGCCCGTACCCGGGGCGATCAGCACGACGAGCAGGACCCCGCGCCCGAGCCGCTCCCGCAGCGGTACGAACGAGCCGTCCTCCGCGGTCACGCGGACATCGGCGACCGGCGCGCCCGGCTCGGTGTCGACGGGGGCGTGCGACTCGGCGGGCGGGGGCATGAGAGGGGAGCCGGTGTACGCCCCCGGCGCGCCCAGCGGGCCACGGCCCAGGTGACCGTCCGTGAGCAGCGCGTCGTGGCCCCGGGCGGATCCGGGGACGTAGGCGCGCAGGCCGCCGCCGCTCCGCAGCAGGGGCAGCGCCTGGTCGGCGGCGCGGAGCCGGGCGGCGACCACCGCGCGCCGCTCGGCCTGGTAGCTGTCGAGGAGCGCGGTGTGCGGGCCGTGGTGCCAGCCGAGTGCCAGCTTCCAGGCGAGGTTGTCGGCGTCCCGCAGTCCCTCGTCCAGGCCCTGGGTGCCGAGGGCGCCGAGCAGATGGGCCGCGTCTCCGGCGAGGAAGACCCGCCCGACGCGCCAGCGGCGGGCCAACCGGTGGTGGACGGCGTGGACTCCGGTGTCGAGCAGTTCGTACGCGGGTGTGACACCGCTGCTCCAGCCCGAGAGGGTCTCCCGGATGCGTGCCACCAGCAGGTCGGGTGTGACGAGGTCCTTGCCCGGGGGAAGCAGCCAGTCCAGCCGCCAGACGTCTTCGGCGAGCGGACGGGCGCTCACCTCGCCCGTCGAGGGTCCGGAGGTGCGCCACGGCGTCATCCGGTGCAGCAACGCTTCACCGGGCCAGGGGAGTTCCGTGCGCAGGGCCGCCACGGCGTGCCGTTCGACGGCGGTGCGTCCGGGGAAGCGGATGTCCTGGAGCTTGCGCACCGTCGAGCGTGGCCCGTCGCAGCCGACCAGGTAACTGCCGCGCCACCAGGTGCCGTCGGGGCCCCGGGTGTGTGCCGTGACGCCGGAGCCGTCCTGTTCCACGGAGTCGAGGCGGCTGTTCACGGCGACCTTGATCAGCCGCTCGTGGATGATGGCCTCGCGCAGGGCGCCGGTCAGGGCGTGCTGGGCGATGTGCAGCGGGGCGCTGAACTCCTCGCCGTCCGCCGGGCCTTCCGTGTCCCGGGCGGAGCCGCTGCCGCGCGGGGCGACGACCCCCCGAGGGCCGTCGTCCCACCCGGTCCCGGCGCCCGCGGGATCGGAGCTGCCCTTCGGGCTCCCGGAGTCCCTCCCGGCGAACGTGATCTCGCGCGTCACCTGCTTGCGCCGCATCGACCGCCATCCGGCCCAACGGAATCCGGCGTCGTCGAGCGGCAGCCCCGTCAGCCGCTCGATCAGTGCGGCCGTGTCCTCACGCAGCACCACGGTCCGCGCCAGCCGCAGTTCGTCCTTGCCCGGTCCCTCGTCGAGGACCACGGAAGGGACGTCCTGGCGGGCCAGCGCAAGGGCCAGCGTGAGCCCCACGGGCCCCGCACCGACGATGATCACCGGGTCCACGGCGCGGTGCCCCCTGCACGGAGCTGTGTCCTGAGGGACCTATGGGAACAGGCAGGTGGAGCAGGGTGCACGATCACAGAACGTATGCAACCCATTGCCGCTGCTTGCGTCAAGTGACGGGGTCAGTGGCGATCACGTCACTGACCCCTTCGGTCACACCGATCGACTGATGTTCGGACGATTCGTCAGAAGGTGGCTCCACCCGCGCCCGTCCCCGCGGTGCCGGCGACGGTCGCGTCGTTCGGCGAGACGACCGCGCCGGACGTCCTCCTGCCGCGGCGCAGCCGGCCCTCGAGCCAGGAGGCGAAGCTGGTGATCGTGAAGTTCAGGACGATGAAGATGGCGGCGACCACGATGAAACTCGGGACGACGTTGGCGTAGTTGGCCGCGAGGGTGCTGCGCGCGGTGAGGAGCTCCCCGTAGGTGATCATCGCGCCGCCGAGCGCGGTGTCCTTCACGATGACGACGAGCTGACCGACGATCGCCGGGAGCATCACGGTGACCGACTGCGGCAGCAGGATGCTGGTCATCGTCTGGCCCTTGCGCAGCCCGATCGCGTACGCGGCCTCCGTCTGTCCCCTGGGCAGCGCGAGGATGCCCGCCCGGACGACCTCGGCCAGCACCGAGGAGTTGTAGAGCACCAGACCGGTGACGACCGCGTAGAACGGACGGTCCTCGCTGGCGATGTTCGCGGACTGGGCGTAGAGCTCGTTCGCGAACAGCATGAGCAGCAGGACCGGGATGGACCGGAAGAACTCGACCACGGCGCCCGTCGGGACACTCAGCCAGCGGTGGTCGGACAGACGCGCGATACCCAGGGCGGCACCCAGGGGGAGGGCGATCACCATGCTGAGCGCGGCGGCCTTCAGGGTGCCCCACAGGCCCGGCAGCAGATACGTGTTCCAGGCGTCGGCCGTGGTGAAGGGCTCCCAGAGGTCCCACTTCAGCTGGCCCTTGTCGTCCATGGTTCGCCAGGCCCACCACAGCACCAGAGCGAGCAGGACGACGAAGAGCACCGAGAGCACCGCGTTGCGGCGCCTGGCCCGGGGGCCGGGAGCGTCGTAGAGGACGGAGGTCACCGCTTCACCGCCAGTCGCTTGCCCAGCCAGCCGAGGAACAGGCCGGTGGGGAGGGTCAGGACCACGAACCCGAAGGCGAAGACCGAGGCGATGAGGACCGTCTGGGCCTCGTTCTCGATCATCGTCTTCATCAGGCTGGCGGCCTCGGCCACGCCGATGGCGGCGGCCACGGTCGTGTTCTTGGTCAGCGCGATCAGTACGTTCGCCAGGGGGACGACGACGGCCCGGAACGCCTGCGGCAGCACGATCAGCCGCAGGGTCTGGCCGAAGCCGAGCCCGATCGCGCGGGCCGCCTCGGCCTGCCCGACCGGCACGGTGTTGATGCCGGAGCGCAGCGCCTCACAGACGAAGGCCGCGTGATAGCCGACGAGGCTGAGCACCGCGAGCCGGAAGCCCTGCACCTTGAAGTCGTCGGTGCCCATCGT
Proteins encoded:
- the recA gene encoding recombinase RecA; protein product: MAGTDREKALDAALAQIERQFGKGAVMRLGERPNEPIEVIPTGSTALDVALGVGGLPRGRVVEVYGPESSGKTTLTLHAVANAQKAGGQVAFIDAEHALDPEYAKKLGVDIDNLILSQPDNGEQALEIVDMLVRSGALDLIVIDSVAALVPRAEIEGEMGDSHVGLQARLMSQALRKITSALNQSKTTAIFINQLREKIGVMFGSPETTTGGRALKFYASVRLDIRRIETLKDGTDAVGNRTRVKVVKNKVAPPFKQAEFDILYGQGISREGGLIDMGVENGFVRKAGAWYTYEGDQLGQGKENARNFLKDNPDLANEIEKKIKEKLGVGVKPEQPATEPGADAAVSATPDDAAKTVPAPAAKTTKSRAAAAKS
- the recX gene encoding recombination regulator RecX; translation: MTRRTDWAEYAYPLTPEGPGQRYGGGEGGPAGDGDRPYDGAGGYGEQPYGTGGGFHGSDGFHGAGPDHGDPDGGGSTGGGDARRGDGPPRGHGSPDAVSRRGGRAQGGPRGGRGRRRGGFGEPSGDPRDGDTPSSSRAEKRESPGDPAERARAICLRLLTGTPRTRKQLADALRKREIPDDVADEVLSRFEEVGLINDSAFADAWVESRHHGRGLARRALVQELRTKGVESTLIDEAVGQLDSEQEEATARELVARKLRSTRGLDRDKRLRRLAGMLARKGYSQGMALSVVRRALEEEGEDTEGFGDEGF
- a CDS encoding rhodanese-like domain-containing protein; translated protein: MSDPRQPINIDSLLEQVRAGLDRVEAEKAFEAAERGEALLVDTRYAALRERDGLIPGALVVERNELEWRLDPTGSHRLPEATSHDLRIVLFCNEGYASSLAAESLRRLGLHRATDLIGGFQAWKSAGLPVTPADPES
- a CDS encoding cysteine dioxygenase, giving the protein MTGTPRTPTQADLLDFVRRTAADTELIASLPLDPDGRTWVRLEGPGGSEAWLIGWPPGTGTGWHDHAESVGAFLTASGELKENSLAARLPADGWKTLELAEEIDRERTLPAGTGRGFGRHHVHEVLNESTEEHAISVHAYYPPLPQIRRYSRTGQILRLEHVERPEDWQ
- a CDS encoding FAD-dependent monooxygenase; protein product: MDPVIIVGAGPVGLTLALALARQDVPSVVLDEGPGKDELRLARTVVLREDTAALIERLTGLPLDDAGFRWAGWRSMRRKQVTREITFAGRDSGSPKGSSDPAGAGTGWDDGPRGVVAPRGSGSARDTEGPADGEEFSAPLHIAQHALTGALREAIIHERLIKVAVNSRLDSVEQDGSGVTAHTRGPDGTWWRGSYLVGCDGPRSTVRKLQDIRFPGRTAVERHAVAALRTELPWPGEALLHRMTPWRTSGPSTGEVSARPLAEDVWRLDWLLPPGKDLVTPDLLVARIRETLSGWSSGVTPAYELLDTGVHAVHHRLARRWRVGRVFLAGDAAHLLGALGTQGLDEGLRDADNLAWKLALGWHHGPHTALLDSYQAERRAVVAARLRAADQALPLLRSGGGLRAYVPGSARGHDALLTDGHLGRGPLGAPGAYTGSPLMPPPAESHAPVDTEPGAPVADVRVTAEDGSFVPLRERLGRGVLLVVLIAPGTGVWARKHWVTAGIMPRLAAAVTALPHPAELLVAESYPGAAAHTVLLVRPDGHLVAAFGGVRPADLYEAAEAALGGPATSDVKSAAEATAGRS
- a CDS encoding amino acid ABC transporter permease codes for the protein MTSVLYDAPGPRARRRNAVLSVLFVVLLALVLWWAWRTMDDKGQLKWDLWEPFTTADAWNTYLLPGLWGTLKAAALSMVIALPLGAALGIARLSDHRWLSVPTGAVVEFFRSIPVLLLMLFANELYAQSANIASEDRPFYAVVTGLVLYNSSVLAEVVRAGILALPRGQTEAAYAIGLRKGQTMTSILLPQSVTVMLPAIVGQLVVIVKDTALGGAMITYGELLTARSTLAANYANVVPSFIVVAAIFIVLNFTITSFASWLEGRLRRGRRTSGAVVSPNDATVAGTAGTGAGGATF
- a CDS encoding amino acid ABC transporter permease; this translates as MFDFLHGYDVLGAFWMTVKLTVISALGSLVLGTLLAAMRVSPVPLMRGFGTAYVNIVRNIPLTVIILFSSLGLADIFGVTMGTDDFKVQGFRLAVLSLVGYHAAFVCEALRSGINTVPVGQAEAARAIGLGFGQTLRLIVLPQAFRAVVVPLANVLIALTKNTTVAAAIGVAEAASLMKTMIENEAQTVLIASVFAFGFVVLTLPTGLFLGWLGKRLAVKR